Genomic window (Spirosoma sp. KCTC 42546):
TGTTTGGCGTTGTCCCCAAGCCGCTCTGGAATAAACTCAACCCCGCCGATGAACTAAATCGGTGTACCTGGGCCATGCGTTGTTTAGTATACGAACAGGGTAACCGACTCTTACTGGTCGATACGGGCATTGGTACCAAACAGGATGCCAAGTTTTTCGGTCATTATGACCTACATGGCGATGCTAATTTGCTGAATTCTATTCATAAGGCAGGGTATTCAGAAACCGATGTGACGGATGTGTTGCTTACGCACCTGCACTTTGATCATGTAGGGGGAGCTGTTCAGCGCGATGGTGACCGGTTAACTCCCGTTTTTCAGAACGCTACCCATTGGGTGCACCCAGACCACTGGAATTGGGCCACACACCCAAACCCACGCGAAAAAGCGTCGTTCCTGCATGAAAACATTATACCGTTGCAGGAACATGGTCAGTTGACCTTCCTGATGGAACACCCGTTTCCCTTTGCTGATATTGATTTACGCTATGTGGATGGTCATACCGAAAAAATGGCTTTGCCGTTGTTTCGTGTGAACGATCGGACGGTAGCGTATATGGCTGATTTGATTCCATCTTCGGCGCATATTCCGCTACCT
Coding sequences:
- a CDS encoding MBL fold metallo-hydrolase, with translation MSLQTLDTGLFKLDGGAMFGVVPKPLWNKLNPADELNRCTWAMRCLVYEQGNRLLLVDTGIGTKQDAKFFGHYDLHGDANLLNSIHKAGYSETDVTDVLLTHLHFDHVGGAVQRDGDRLTPVFQNATHWVHPDHWNWATHPNPREKASFLHENIIPLQEHGQLTFLMEHPFPFADIDLRYVDGHTEKMALPLFRVNDRTVAYMADLIPSSAHIPLPYVMSYDVRPLLTMDEKTQLLQQAAQENWILVFEHDPVTEAATVELTDKGVRLKEKGKLAEFV